One Pecten maximus chromosome 7, xPecMax1.1, whole genome shotgun sequence genomic window carries:
- the LOC117331719 gene encoding uncharacterized protein LOC117331719 — protein MAGNPEIESMPSIDAVKVNSKTPLNTISKDSLNNESKVLEHTTARGNPAPKNFDGSHPVDSLDPSNLNNEKRLGSPQDGHHLLTASSNTVEEGITQETCLKVDESKNTGLNNPEKSSESKPNHQRGETEHHSGEPSENQEVTGHVAEAAGPKEDVTGNVVESSKNKYKESKATASKLTDSGYGSTTGQEDLSSTDESDRSGKDSRESSLDTTGLVNDSGNAALGNLDYQKTESKDSLVNDSEVMEHTLTYSGRPTAGGVMAGNPEVESMPSIDAVKVNSKSPLNTISKDSLNNESKVLEHTVSYRGRATARGVMAGNPAPKNFDGSHPVDSPDPSNLNNEKPFGSPQDLYHLLAGADGSKMPVLTVVHHHHYEKPERQQPPRQTKKVQPTINVYGANSVVIGKHSQAIMADSTMISKSHQPKMGTPTPQETNEDDMTADSEANSTSTTPTTSTGSFNDLSSPKLSNFNFNQEWKTGHPCDQWKKSTQQTGKRKVTDDGSSDEDSSLKDISSVSTHTDTGGGPENCFDISKETNLEGTEDVDQKDRYIQITNESTGDLPSSIDDQSWQSETELMLGPSLSNDLESLLGNEGVQSHQEDSFNSGDFTSRKLAVNSENMVQTETTTLTDEYRDVDRQCGADGHWEIISLQETSLFTSRYINKANCFLRTNAVNMMAQYAKFHKEQQELDNQEDDVD, from the exons ATGGCAGGCAATCCTGAGATTGAGAGCATGCCCAGCATTGATGCGGTTAAAGTGAATTCAAAGACTCCTCTGAACACGATATCGAAGGATAGCTTGAACAATGAGAGTAAGGTCCTGGAACACACTACTGCCAGAGGCAATCCTGCCCCGAAAAACTTTGATGGTAGTCATCCTGTTGATTCACTGGATCCTTCTAACCTAAACAATGAAAAACGTTTAGGCAGCCCTCAGGACGGACACCATTTGCTAACAG CATCCTCAAACACTGTGGAAGAGGGTATCACACAAGAGACTTGTCTGAAGGTTGATGAATCTAAAAATACTGGATTAAACAACCCAGAGAAAAGTTCAGAGTCCAAACCAAATCACCAGCGTGGAGAAACTGAGCATCACTCAGGGGAACCATCAGAGAATCAAGAAGTAACAGGTCATGTTGCTGAAGCTGCTGGTCCTAAAGAGGATGTCACAGGTAATGTTGTAGAATCTTCAAAGAACAAATACAAAGAGAGCAAGGCAACAGCCTCAAAATTAACAGATTCTGGATATGGCTCTACGACTGGTCAAGAAGACTTGTCATCAACAGATGAATCCGACAGGTCAGGAAAAGATTCCAGGGAGTCGAGTCTTGACACCACTGGTCTAGTGAATGATTCGGGCAATGCAGCTTTGGGAAACCTAGACTATCAAAAGACTGAGAGCAAGGATAGCTTGGTCAATGACAGTGAGGTCATGGAGCATACTTTAACATACAGCGGTAGGCCTACTGCTGGTGGTGTAATGGCCGGCAATCCTGAGGTTGAGAGCATGCCCAGCATTGATGCGGTTAAAGTGAATTCAAAATCTCCTCTTAACACAATATCGAAGGATAGCTTGAACAATGAGAGTAAGGTCCTGGAAcacactgtatcatacagagGTAGGGCTACTGCCAGAGGTGTAATGGCAGGCAATCCTGCCCCAAAAAACTTTGATGGTAGTCATCCTGTTGATTCACCGGATCCTTCTAACCTGAACAATGAAAAACCTTTTGGCAGCCCTCAGGACCTATACCATTTGCTAGCAG GTGCTGACGGTAGTAAAATGCCTGTTTTAACTGTTGTCCACCACCATCACTATGAGAAACCAGAGAGACAACAGCCACCACGGCAGACTAAAAAGGTCCAACCCACCATTAATGTCTATGGTGCTAATAGTGTAGTGATTGGGAAACACTCTCAAGCCATCATGGCCGATTCAACAATGATTTCTAA ATCACACCAGCCTAAGATGGGTACACCAACACCACAGGAAACAAACGAAGATGACATGACGGCAGATAGTGAAGCGAATTCTACCAGTACTACCCCTACAACTAGTACTGGGTCATTTAATGATTTATCCTCTCCCAAACTTAGTAATTTCAACTTCAACCAG GAATGGAAAACTGGACATCCTTGTGATCAATGGAAGAAATCAACACAACAAACTGGGAAAAGAAAGGTTACTGATGATGGAAGTAGTGATGAAGACAGCTCTTTGAAAGACATCTCCtcagtctccacacatacagatacag GTGGTGGCCCAGAAAACTGCTTTGATATAAGTAAGGAAACAAACTTGGAAGGTACAGAGGATGTTGACCAGAAAGACAGATATATCCAAATCACAAATGAAAGTACTG GTGACTTACCAAGCTCCATAGACGACCAATCATGGCAGTCGGAAACCGAGCTAATGCTAGGTCCTTCACTCAGTAATGATTTGGAGAGTCTATTAGGAAATGAGGGAGTACAATCTCATCAAGAGGATTCATTTAACTCTGGAGATTTTACCTCTAGAAAACTGGCTGTAAACAGCGAAAATATGGTCCAGACTGAAACAACTACACTTACAGATGAATACCGAGATGTAGACCGGCAGTGTGGAGCTGATGGACATTGGGAAATTATTTCACTACAGGAAACCTCTTTGTTTACTTCTAGGTATATTAATAAAGCTAATTGTTTTCTGAGGACTAATGCTGTTAACATGATGGCCCAGTATGCTAAATTTCACAAAGAACAACAAGAACTGGACAACCAGGAGGATGACGTCGACTAA